A part of Primulina eburnea isolate SZY01 chromosome 10, ASM2296580v1, whole genome shotgun sequence genomic DNA contains:
- the LOC140842695 gene encoding V-type proton ATPase subunit D-like — protein sequence MSGQSQRLNVVPTVTMLGAMKARLIGATRGHALLKKKSDALTVQFRQILKKIVSTKESVGDIMKSSSFALTEAKYVAGENIKHIVRENVQSASLKVRSRQENIAGVKLPKFEHYIDGETKNALTGLARGGQQVQACRTAYIKSIELLVELASLQTSFLTLDEAIKTTNRRVNALENVVKPRLENTISYIKGELDELEREDFFRLKKIQGYKRRELERQREAAKAYADEKVAEEISLKKGISMNSAHNMLSQAMQKDEDIIF from the coding sequence atgtcTGGCCAGAGCCAGCGCTTGAATGTTGTTCCAACTGTTACAATGCTTGGAGCAATGAAAGCTCGACTTATTGGGGCTACGAGAGGCCATGCCTTGCTCAAGAAAAAGAGCGACGCTTTGACTGTGCAATTTCGACAAATTCTCAAGAAGATCGTCTCAACAAAAGAGTCGGTGGGAGATATCATGAAAAGTTCTTCCTTTGCTCTCACGGAAGCTAAATATGTAGCTGGTGAGAATATCAAGCACATCGTTCGTGAAAATGTCCAAAGTGCATCGCTTAAGGTGCGATCGCGTCAGGAAAATATTGCTGGGGTAAAACTTCCTAAATTCGAACACTACATTGACGGAGAGACTAAAAATGCCTTGACTGGATTGGCAAGAGGAGGCCAACAGGTTCAAGCTTGTCGCACAGCATATATAAAATCTATCGAGCTTCTTGTAGAGCTTGCCAGTCTTCAAACTTCATTCTTGACCCTTGATGAGGCGATCAAGACCACAAATCGTAGAGTCAATGCCCTGGAGAATGTTGTAAAGCCACGACTAGAGAATACAATAAGTTACATCAAGGGAGAGTTAGATGAATTGGAAAGGGAGGATTTCTTTAGACTGAAAAAGATACAAGGTTACAAGAGGAGAGAGCTCGAGAGACAGCGTGAAGCTGCCAAGGCATATGCAGACGAGAAGGTTGCGGAGGAAATCTCTTTGAAGAAGGGAATTTCTATGAATTCGGCACACAACATGTTGTCCCAAGCTATGCAGAAAGATGAGGACATAATCTTTTGA
- the LOC140842696 gene encoding leucine-rich repeat extensin-like protein 7, whose protein sequence is MNLPSPITSTAMPPFLRRHCPSMVLLTALILSLLASQFHNASAGENDIVRDANALNFENASLRQAYIALQAWKRAIYSDPFNFTANWRGPRVCSYQGVFCAPSLNDSSTKVVAGIDLNNADIAGYLPEELGLLTDLALFHINSNRFCGVVPKSFKRLRLLFELDLSNNRFVGGFPTVVLSLPTLKFLDLRFNEFEGPVPTQIFDKDLDAIFLNDNRFRLGIPKNLGNSPVSVLVLANNNLGGCIPSSIGKMGKTLNELILMNDNLTGCLPPEIGLLKELTVFDVSFNGLQGSLPAEIGRMKSLEQLNVAHNLFTGEVPSGICQLPRLENFTYSYNYFTKVAPQCSKFGGQTVADGRENCIPGKSDQRSAKECASEAAKPFDCSKFRCGGFLSVPSRRRPPVGQKPPSPKPSQGPRPRFQRSPPPTSKSSPSSRSHPPPPSTHEVSTPPPPTHEIPPVTRLPPPPQHETPPPPYIYPSQPTPPPSPPPPRPPPPPPPYIYPSPSPPPPPPPPPYVNSSPPPPPPLPLPPPPPSPSPSPPPYVYSPPPPPSPSPPPPPYVYPSPPPPSPSSPPPYVHSSPPPPAPSPPPPYVYSSLPPPPTPYVYASPPPPPPPYVHSPPLSPPPVGCELPPPSPSPPPPYKYSSPSPSSPSPPPTYKYSSPPPPSPSPPPPYKYSSPPPPSPSPPLPYQYSSPPPPPEITPLPPVRGVSYASPPPPSIPYY, encoded by the coding sequence ATGAATCTCCCCTCACCCATTACTTCCACCGCAATGCCGCCGTTCTTACGGCGGCACTGTCCCTCAATGGTTTTACTCACAGCCCTCATTCTCTCCCTGTTAGCCTCACAGTTCCACAATGCCTCTGCCGGAGAAAACGACATTGTCAGGGATGCCAACGCGCTTAACTTCGAGAATGCAAGTCTCCGGCAAGCCTACATTGCCCTGCAAGCATGGAAAAGAGCCATTTACTCAGATCCATTCAACTTCACTGCGAACTGGAGGGGCCCACGAGTTTGTTCCTACCAGGGAGTGTTCTGCGCGCCTTCTCTCAACGATTCCTCCACCAAAGTGGTGGCGGGGATCGACCTGAACAACGCTGACATCGCCGGTTACCTGCCTGAGGAGCTTGGTTTGCTGACTGATCTTGCTCTGTTCCACATTAACTCGAACAGGTTCTGTGGTGTGGTTCCGAAGAGCTTCAAGAGATTGAGGCTTCTTTTCGAGCTGGATTTGAGCAACAATAGGTTCGTCGGGGGTTTTCCTACCGTGGTACTCTCATTGcctactttgaaattcttggaTCTCAGATTTAATGAATTCGAGGGGCCTGTTCCGACCCAGATTTTTGATAAGGATTTGGATGCGATTTTCCTGAATGATAACCGGTTCCGGTTGGGAATCCCGAAGAACCTGGGGAATTCGCCGGTTTCTGTTTTGGTTCTGGCGAATAATAATCTGGGCGGATGCATCCCCAGTAGCATTGGGAAGATGGGGAAGACTTTGAACGAGCTGATTTTGATGAACGACAATTTGACGGGATGTTTGCCGCCGGAGATTGGGTTGTTGAAGGAGCTCACGGTGTTTGACGTCAGCTTCAATGGCCTACAGGGGTCCCTGCCAGCGGAGATCGGCCGTATGAAGAGCCTAGAGCAGCTGAATGTGGCGCACAATCTTTTCACAGGAGAGGTGCCCAGTGGCATTTGCCAGCTGCCGCGGCTGGAGAACTTCACTTATTCGTATAATTACTTCACAAAGGTGGCGCCGCAGTGCAGTAAGTTTGGTGGGCAGACGGTGGCCGATGGGCGGGAGAATTGTATTCCTGGGAAGAGTGATCAGAGGTCTGCTAAGGAGTGTGCTTCGGAAGCTGCGAAGCCGTTTGATTGTAGCAAGTTTAGGTGTGGAGGGTTTCTTTCAGTGCCCAGTAGGAGGCGGCCGCCAGTTGGGCAAAAGCCGCCGTCTCCGAAACCATCGCAGGGGCCAAGACCACGTTTCCAGCGTTCGCCTCCGCCTACGTCCAAATCTTCGCCGTCTAGCAGGTCACACCCTCCACCTCCGTCTACTCATGAAGTCTCCACTCCACCTCCGCCTACTCATGAAATCCCTCCGGTGACTCGGCTTCCTCCACCACCACAGCATGAGACGCCGCCCCCACCTTATATTTACCCATCACAACCGACTCCTCCACCCTCACCACCTCCGCCGcggccaccaccaccaccaccaccttaCATTTATCCATCACcttcaccaccaccaccaccaccaccaccaccatacGTGAATTCTTCACCACCACCACCCCCGCCACTGCCACTCCCACCCCCACCCCCATCACCTTCCCCGTCACCACCACCATACGTCTACTCACCGCCGCCGCCACCTTCACCAtccccaccaccaccaccttaTGTATACCCATCCCCACCACCACCCTCACCCTCCTCACCACCGCCATATGTACACTCATCGCCGCCGCCGCCCGCACCCTCCCCACCACCGCCATATGTATACTCATCGCTACCGCCGCCACCGACACCTTACGTCTATGCCtccccaccaccaccaccaccaccatatGTACATTCGCCACCACTATCGCCCCCACCAGTTGGTTGTGAACTGCCGCCTCCCTCACCATCGCCCCCACCACCTTATAAATATTCGTCGCCGTCCCCTTCCTCACCGTCCCCTCCACCAACTTACAAGTACTCCTCTCCCCCGCCTCCCTCTCCGTCCCCCCCACCACCTTACAAATACTCCTCTCCCCCGCCTCCCTCACCGTCCCCTCCACTACCTTACCAGTATTCATCACCGCCACCTCCTCCAGAAATCACACCACTTCCTCCCGTAAGAGGAGTTTCCTACGCATCTCCGCCACCCCCTTCCATTCCATACTACTAA